The stretch of DNA TTAATGATGGCTATTTTCGATTTAGAAGATAGTCATTATTTTTTGCCTAAATTTGTACCTTCAATTGGGCTTTGTCCAGTATAAAATATTCATTTCAATGAGTTTCAATAAAAGAGCATTACAATACATTAAACCTTATAAGACGTCGTTTGGTACAGCGATTTTCTTTAATGTACTCTATGCCATTTTCAACGTTGTAGCGTTAGCTTTTATGATGCCAATTTTAAGCATCTTATTTGGAGAAGAAAAAAATAAAATATTTACAAAACCTGTTTATTCAGGAAAAATATCAGAGTTAAAAGATTATTTTTCAGATTACTCAGGCTATTTAATGAGTGATATTACACAAACTGAAGGGCCTATATTTGTATTAGCTATTTCGTGCATATTATTTATTGTCGCTTTTTTCTTTCGAAATATCTTTAGTTTTTTATCGGAAACATGTTTAGTGGATATGCGTTCGGGGGTAACGCGAGACTTACGAATTGATTTGCACAATAAAATCTTAGAATTACCAGTATCTTACTTTACTGAAAAACGAAAAGGAGATATGATTACGCGCATCTCTAATGATGTGAATGAAGTGGAAGGTAATATTTTAAATTCCATTGTAGAGATTATTCGTGGACCAATTATGATTCTTGTGTTTGTAACGGTATTATTCGTTACGAGTATGGAATTGACATTGTTTGCAATATTGGTTTTCCCAATTATGGGGACAATTATTTCGTTGATTGGTAAAAGTTTAAAACGTGCCGCAAGCAATGCACAAAATGAATTATCCAATATCATTACATATGTAGATGAAACCCTATCCGCTTTGAAGATTATCAAAATTTTTAATGCCGATGAACAAGTCAAAGGACGATTTGACCAATCGATCAATCGCTATCGAAAATATTTACAAAAAGTAATGAAAAAGCGTGCCTTAGCTTCACCAACCAGTGAATTTTTAGGGGCGATTACAATTGGTTTAATTGTATTTTTTGGAGGGAAATTGTCGTTAGAAGGAAATGGATTATCGGGATCTGAATTTATCTTTTACATTGGAACATTTTATACTTTACTTGATCCAATTAAGAAATTTTCAAAAGCTTTATCAGATATTCAAAAAGGAGAAGTTTCAGCTCAACGTTTATTTGAAGTATTAGATGCGGATGTTTCGATTAAAGATCATGTTGGAGCAAAATCAATCGAAGCGTTTGAAGATAAAATTGAATTCAAGAATGTGACATTTGGATACGGAGATGAAACAATCATCGAAAACTTCAACTTAACGATAAACAAAGGAGAAACCGTTGCTTTAGTGGGACAATCTGGTTCGGGTAAATCAACATTAGCCAATTTATTGACACGTTTTTGGGATGTGAAATCAGGCGAAATTTTGATTGATGGAGTAAATATTAAAGAAATTCAATTGAAAAAATACCGTGATTTATTCGGTTTAGTTACTCAGGATTCTATTTTGTTCAACGATACGATCGCAAATAACATTTCACTTGGGGATTTCCATCCAAATCAAGAAGGAATAAAAAAAGCAGCTCAAATTGCAAATGCAGAAGAATTCATTGTTAAGCAAGAAAATCAATACAATGAAGGAGTTGGGGAAGGAGGAAGTAAACTTTCTGGTGGTCAAAAACAGCGTTTATCCATTGCACGTGCAGTATATAAAAATCCACCCATTATGGTTTTGGATGAAGCGACATCTGCATTAGATACGAAATCAGAGAAGTTGGTTCAAAAAGCATTAAATAATATGATGCAAAATCGAACTTCGTTAGTAATTGCACACCGTTTATCAACAATTCAAAATGCAGATAAAATTGTAGTGATGGAAGCTGGAAAAATCATTGAACAAGGGAGTCATGAACAATTGATAGAACAAAAAGGTGCCTATGCCAATTTAGTAAGTATGCAAAATTTTGGTTAACCATTTCAATCACAATAAAAAAAGCATCGAGTATTCGATGCTTTTTTAGTTTATAAAGATTGTAGATCAAATCCAAGTGTTTTCCAATCTTCCCAAAAGGTAGGATAAGATTTTTCTACCACCATTTCATTCTCAATCTGAATTGGAAATTTAATCGCTAAAGGCGCCATACACATGGTCATTCGATGATCATTATAAGTTTTCAATACAGGTGTATTTTCAAACACATTATAACGTTTAATGCTTAAAGAGTCGTCTGTAATTTCGACCACAGCTCCCATTTTTGTTAATTCATTTTGTAGAGCTTGTAATCGATCCGTTTCTTTAATTTTTAAAGTTTCTAACCCTGTTAAATGACATTTTAAACCTAACCCTACACAAATGGCAGCGATAGTTTGTGCAATATCTGGCGTATTGTTTAAATCTAACGTTATTACATCTGAATACGTAAAATTCGAATTATTTTTTAAAGTTAATTTTCCGTTATTGAATATTGATTCAACACCAAAATTATCTTTATAAATGGTTTGTAAAGCTGAATCGCCTTGTAAAGAATCCTCGTAATACGTTGCAATTGTTACTTCGCTATTTGGACTTAAAGCAACTAAAGAATAATAGTACGAAGCCGAGCTCCAATCGGATTCCACTTGTATCGTTTGTGAAGCAATAGTTGGCGTATAATCGACCTTAATTTGTTGGTTTTCCATCTTTGCATTCACACCAATTCGATTCAATAATTGAATAGACATTTGAATATATGGAATAGAAATAATTTTTCCTTCAAGAGTAATCGTTAACCCCTTTTCCAATTGAGTTCCGATAAGCATCAAAGCCGTAATGTATTGGCTGCTGACATTTGCCGGTATCGTAATCTCAGAAGCTGTAATTTTTTTACCATTGATTTTTAAAGGAGGATAACCTTCATTTTCAATATGAGTAATATCTGCTCCTAATGCACGAAGTGCTTCCACTAATACCCCAATAGGACGCTGTTTCATACGATCAGAGCCAGTTAACGTTACGGTACGACCTTCTTGGATAGAAAAATAAGCCGTTAGGAAACGCATGACTGTCCCCGCATGATGAATATCGATAACATCAGAAGTATTCGCTAATGCATTTTGCATCAATTGAGAATCTTCGGAATTGGATACATTTTCTAATGTAAGGGCATTTTGAAACAATTGATTTAAAAGGAGAAGTCGATTACTCTCACTTTTTGAGCCTGTAATTTGCAACTCTCCCGTTAAATGTAGGTTTGATCGTGAAATTAAAATCATATTTATTTTAATTTCTCGTTATTCTGGTGGCGATCGTGATCACGTTGGGTTTTAAGATCTAATTTCTTGTAGAATGCAGATTCTAAATCAACACCTGTTTGATTTGCTAAGCAAAGGGCTACGAAAATAACATCGGCTAATTCCTCTCCTAAATCTTTGTTTTTATCTGATTCTTTCTCGGATTGTTCACCGTAACGACGAGCGATAATACGCGCAACTTCTCCAACTTCCTCTGTTAATTGAGCCATATTCGTTAACTCGTTGAAATAACGAACACCGTGGTTTTGAATCCAATTATCTACGTCTTGTTGTGCTTGTTTTAAACTCATTTCGTCTGTTTTATTAATTAATAAAGTAAATGTACAAAATAAAAAAAGCCAATGGACATTCCCATTGGCTAATATTGAATTTGAATATATTTTTAGCTTTTTACCAATACAATTTGCTGTGTTTCGGCTTCTACAACTTTTGTCATAAAGGCTTTAAATGGTTGATAATAATTATTTGGTAAGACGCTGTAAGGTAGAACACGTACTGAAGTAACTTGAATAAATCCATCTTTTTCTTCGTATTGATAAACATAGGCGGCAGCATCATTAATAACTTTTTCTTGATAGGCTTTCGGCAAGCTTTCGACTTTATATCCCTCAGGAATTTTGATTTTAAACGACTTGTGAATGTTCATCGGAGTTCCAAACTCGATATTATAATTTCGCGTTTCATAATTTAAATGATGATTTTCTAAAGCATCAAATAATAAAGGATTGAAAATAATTTTATCTCCAGCTACATCTGCTTGTACCCCATCAAATTTAAAGGAATGGCGTATCAATTTATTTCCATTATCTAAGGATTTGAAATTTTCGATATCAAAATTATATTGCGCAATAAATTCTTTTTCGAAAGCTTTTGGATCATCTTGAATTTCGGATTTATCATTGATGTAAAAATAATTATCATGATAATTGTTGTATGTTCCACTGATTTTACCATCGGGTGATAGGGTCGCAATAACTTGTGTTTTATCTGTAGACATCACCGTATTGACTAAATCAATTTCCCGCACACCATCTTTAGAAATTAAAATTCCCCGATGATTTAAAACACGCATGGGTAATACATTTACATCTGCAAAAGGATGCGTAGCATCCATTAAAATATCATTCCCATTGATTTGAACGGATGCAATAACATAATTTAATTTCGCTTTTGAAGGAAAAATATAGTTTAACATTCCATTTTGAACTGTGCTTAAGACAACTGGGTTAGCTTTGAATCCTGCTTTTTCTAACATTGAAACAAGCATCAAATTGATATCTGCAACATTTCCAATTTTATCGTTAAAAGTTTTACGGATTCCTTTGTCAGTATAAATACTGTTATATTCATCCCATTTATAATTATCCTTTACAAAATTATAAATAGCCTTAATTTTTTCGGATTCATTGGATGCATTCGCAATAATTTCTTTGACTTTATCATCTAAAAAATTATTACCATTTAATTGGCGACCAAAAGATTCGCTATCCAGTAAATCTTTACCAATTCTTTCCCAAGTCGTAGAAAAATGTTGTGGCGTGCCATTCTTTGGATTATAAGAACCTAGTTCAAAACGAACAGATGATAATAAATTACGAGGGTTTAAAACATAAGCTTCTCTCTCGTATCCTGGAAGATTTTCAGTATCATATGTTTTTATGTTAATGGTATATTCAAATGAACCCACAGAAGAAGCTTCGAAAGCTGAAGAAACATTGTCTATGCCTCGACTTCCTTGTATTTTGTAAGATCCACGTGCTTTTTTCGTTGAAGTTTTTGGTTTTAAAGTAAATTGTCCTCTAAAATCATCCAAATAAGATAAAACTTCATTCGTTTCTAACGTTAATACGCTTTTTACAACAGGTATCGTTTCTTGAAAATACCAAGTGTCTGTATTGTAATAAAATGGAGATGAGACTTCATACGTATACTCTAAGATAGAACCATTTTTTACATTTGGGAAAGTTAGTGTCTGTAAGTTTAAATAGTTATGAACATTTTTTGTGAAAATATCTTTACGTTCTACTTTATATTCTTTCATCGTATTCCCTTCAGGATTAAAGGTAGAAGCCTTCAATGAAATCACTTTTTCTGTATTTGTTTTCGAATTTCCTGTTCGAATAGGAATCTCTAATGATAAAATATGATCAGGGGTTTTGTCTTTATCATATACCTTGATGCGATAAACGATTTGAGTTTTTTTGACAAGATCGCCAGAAGATTGATCCCAATCAACCGTATGTTTTGCACTCGAATATAATACTTCTGCAGCGGCATTAGGATTTATTTTACTTTGAGTCTTCTCAATTTCTTCATTTGTGAATTTCCCGAATTTAATTTCTTGAGCTTGAGTCGTAACAGCTGCAAGTGCTGTAATTCCGATGGTAAATAAAAGATTCATTTGTCTTAGAATTCTAATAGTGTTTTTATGTTATCGTTGGCTGCAACTTGTCGTCTAAATTCTACGTAATCATTGAATTTAGTGGAATTATAATTGCCTTTTATTTGTTGATAAGTTCTTGTTAAAAGATAGGTGTTTTCGGTTTTTTGTTCAATTTTCAAATCATAGAAACCAAATTCTGTGACAATATGAATAGGTTCAAATTGAATTTTACCTTTAATGGTTGACGGAACAATTATTTCAAAGCTTATCTTATCGGTATACCCTCTTGAAATATGGAAATCGTGAACTCGAGTTTTAGCTTTTTTTAAAGTCGTTGTTTCGTTGTTCCCAGGAATTAAATTAAAAATCAGATGATTCCCCTGTTTTTTAGCAAAGTTATCGGAAGTAACTTCTAGAATGGTTTCAAATGATGATTTATCCCAATGGTCCTTAAACTCGATTTGATCAATCCTTGGCTGAGCCAATACAGGGAATTTTCTTCTGAAATATTCCATCTGATCTTTTTTGACATACGATTTAACAGCAGAATTATCGGCATAAAATAATCCATCAGAAATTTCATGCAATGTAATTTTTGCTTTCCCATCTGATGTAATTTCGATTCGCCCTTTGGTTGTTAATATATTATTGGTATGATTTAAAGTTTGAGAAGGAATGATTTTGCCGCCATTTTCATCAAAAATATACACTTTACGATTACTGCTCATGTCTCCCAGTAGATTAAAAGATAAACTCTGGCTTGTCGCTTCTACCCAAATGTCTTCCTCTTTTAATGGAACATATACAATCATATGGTTCCCTTGTTGATACATCATTTCTTCATCGATATCAATGGGTGCATTATCAGCAAATAAAATGGTATGGTAGGCTTTGATTCTTACAGCATCTAACATCCCAATCATATAATTGGATAAAGCTTTACAGTCGCCATAGCTTCGGGTTTCGACATATGAATTTGGAAAAGGAGATAAGCCCCCAATCCCAAGTTGTACACCAATATAGCGTACTTTATTTTGTAAATGTTTATAAAGAATGCTTACTTTTTCTTTCTCTGATTGAGCGTCTTTGACTAAATTTTGAAAGTAAGCTTTTTGAACTGGTGTAAAATCTAATTTTCCTTGGATTAAATTTTGATACGACCATTTTCCGTAGTCATTCCAATTATCGAAACTTCCTTGTGTACCATCAATATTTATTTGGTTGGTCGCAAATATAACTTGTGGTACAATATTTCGCCAATTCACCATCATCTCTTCGGATTGCATTGGTTTAAGATTTTTCAAGGCATAACGATATTCATTTCCTTTGATTTCTTTGGAAATGGGATATGTAGAAACATTTTTTTCTAAATGTCTTATTGTTGAAGTACTGTTATTGGTAAATGTATATTGAGCCGATTCGATAGACAAATTAGTACTATAGATAGGAGACCATCTGGGGATAAAAATAGTATTTTTATTAACAGTTGAAACTTTGTATCGAATTGTATAGGGATAAAAAGTCGGGGTAAAAGCTAAATATTTAACACGGTCATCAGTGTACAATTGGTCTCCCGAAACCGCACTGACATCGCTGAAATTCTTTGATTTAAATTTCTCAATCAATTTTCCTTGGGCATCGTATAATTCAGCTTCAAATGCCTCAATTTTCGTATTTGGATCATAAAACTGATGGGCATTAACGAATGGATCTCCCGATTTATCAAATACAGTAATTACAACTTCTTCCGAATATTTAAATTGATTAACCGTATTGAGTTGAATATGGGTATTTGCTGAACGGACAACGGCATAAGCATCTTGAATTAATGCTGTTGGAATTTCGTGTACAGGATAAAACTGCGCAAATAACGTAAAGGGTAAAAAAGTTAGTAGTGTAGGAGGTAAAATGTGTTTCATTAGGTTATTCCTTGTTTCGAGAATCCATATAAATTGTAACTGGACCATCATTTAAAAGTTCTACTTTCATATCTGCTCCAAATATGCCTTTTTGAACAGGTTTAAATGTTGATTCTAAAATGTTTAAAAAATTATTATATTGTTCAATGGCTAAATCGGGCTTAGAAGCTTTGATGTATGAAGGTCGATTTCCCTTTTTAGTTGAAGCATGTAATGTAAATTGAGAAACGACAAGTAAATCCCCATCCACTTGATTGATATCTAAATTCATTACGCCATTTTCGTCCCCAAAGATTCGTAATTGAGTGACTTTTTTTGCAATCCATTCGAAGTCTTCTTGATGATCATCAGGTTCAAATCCTACAAGCAGTAATAATCCATGATTGATTTGGCCTGTAATTTCACCATTTACTTTTACAGAAGCGTGTTGTACGCGCTGAATAATTATTCTCATGGGATAAAAATACAAAAAAGAAAAAAGTCCAACTGGGTTAAGGTTGGACTCGATTTTAATAGTTTAGTAGGTTGGATTATGATTAGTTAGGAATGTTTTAATTAATGGAACCAAAAAATAATGATTCATTAGAAATTAAAGCATAATCCACCGCTTTAATTTTAGAGATTTTAGATGCAATTTCTAGATCATGTTTGATAATATCGAATCTTTTTTGAGTACCTATTTCTTTCTTAAAACCGATTTTCCAGTTTCTTTCAGAATTAAGGTTGATCCAATGTTCACTTGTCAAATAGTCTAAAAAAATTTCTTTTTCTTTGATTAGAGTGTCATCAAAATCAAAAGTAACTTCAATATAGTAGTTGTCCATTGGTGTTAAATTTTAACAAATGTACTTCTACTCGCATCGTATTGATTACGGAAATCCGTAAACAATAGATTTTTTTTGGAAAATAATTTAGATGAGAGACATATCTTTGGCAATGGCAATCATTTGGATATTATTTTTCGCTTTTAAAATGTTTTTTAGGCGATTAATTTTTTTCTCAATCGCACTAATAGAGGTAGGAGTAATATTGTTTTTCTTTAATGAAAAAGAAATTTCTTCTTGCGACAGACCTTGCGCTAAGTGTTCTAATAAGATAATATCATAAGGTTCAATTGTTGCTGTCGAATCATTTTTGATTAACTGTAAAACTTCTTGAGTAAAATAGTTTTCACCACGATCGATATGCGTGATGGCTTTTACCAATTCATTTAAACTCAATGAACCTTTCAATACAATTCCATTTACTTCAGAAACTTCCTTTAATCGTTTGATTAATGAAGGTTTATCTTCAATGGTATATATAATTGATTTAATCTCAGGTTGAATGGTTTTAATCATATTAACTAATTCTTCACCATCTTTTAACTTAGGCGTTAGCATTCCGTCCGATTTGAAGGATAAATCAGAGATAATTAAATCAAATGGGTTGTTCTCTTGAATCGCTTTTTTAATTTTTAAAAATGCATTATCGCACGAACTGGCATGTTGAATATTAAACGAGAATTTTTCTTTTAAAATGCTTAAAATGCCCTTGTTTATACTATCAATGTCTTCTGCTATTAATATATTTTTAATCATTTACGTTAATTTGGAATATTGATAAAGGCCCTAAAACCTTTAGAAATCTTAAAATTAATAGTTCCATCAATACCACGAATGCGGTTTTCCATATTTCGGATTCCATTTTTTGATAAAATGTCTTGATCAATGGAAATTGAACCATTATCAACATATTTAATTTCTAAATTTTTACCTTCCTGCAAGAAACTAATAACCACTAAAGAACAATCACTGTGTTTTTTCATATTGGTCATTAATTCCATTAATACGCGATAAATCACAATTTTGATATGATTTTCCATCGTGTCCCAATTCACTAAATCAATTCCTTTGGTTAAGATGTTCACATCTTCAGATTTATAAGATGCTAGCATACTGTCCAATTCTTTTTTAAAATTGGCTGTATCTACTGTATTTGTTTGGCGTGAAATGCTACGGGTTTGCGCATAAATATGATCTAAATTATCGGATAATTTTTTCTTTAAAAATTGATTTTCAAATTGAATGGATTCTAATAAGGTAATGGCATTGAATAAATCATTAGCCAACTCATCATGCAACTTTTGCGAAAGTGATACTTCCGTATCGTAAATGGTTTTCAGACGATCATTCTTACGTTTTTGTTTCTGTTGATATATTCTTACATAAAAAATGATAATTGCAATTATAAGTATTGCAATGGCAATGATGGTTGAAATTTTAGCACGTTCTAATTCTAATAAATGTTCCGCTCTTTCCAGGGATAATGCTTGTATTTCATCGCGATTCTTATCCGCATCATACTTCAGTTTAGCAAATTGATATTTGGTTTTGCTTCGTGATAATTGGAGGCTATCATTTAATTCAATAAATTCTTTGATAACGCTAGGATTAGAACCCGAATTGATTTCTATAAGTTTCTTTAATGCAGATAGACGTGCTTCAATATTTTCAGTTACAAAGGATAAATCATACATCTGTTTTGCATAATCCGCTGCACGCTGAGGATCTTTTGCTTCATAATATTCAGAAAGATGCTGAAGATTAACACTTTGTCCATGGGCATAATCGATCTTTTTTCTAATATCTAAAGCTTTTAGTAATTCGCTTTCTATATTCAAAGATGGATTCTTTAACCATTTAGCATAGGCTAAGTTGTCAATCACTTTAGATTTTAAGTGTAGTTCGTTATCTAAAATGGTATCATTTTTTACAGCTTCTAAAGTTTTAATGGCATCATCGTATCGTTTCAATAGCGTATACGCAACAGCTTTGTTATTCTCAATCGAAACTTTAAAGTAATGATCCGTATTTAATTCTAAAGCTCGATCATACCAATACAATTCTTCATTAAAATTAAGCATGCTTCCACTGGAGATGGCTAATGAATTAAAAATTGGTGTGAGATAAGGATGTTTTGGATAATTTTTTAACGCATTCAAGGCTTCCATGGCTAAGTTTTCACTTTCGGAATGATTGCCATTATCATTCAAAATGATTGCCATATTCAGTGACGATTTTGCTAAACCGATACTATCATTAATTTGCGAATAATAATTTTTGGAATAATTATAATAGTAAAAGGCACTGTCCATATTATTCTCATCATAGAAATAGTTCCCGAAATTAAAATAAGCTTCGGCTTCTAACTTTTTATTATTGATTTTTTTGGTCCAATCAATAATTTTATGATTATACAAATGGGCCTTGTCTTCGAGTTCCAAAGATCGAAGTAATTCCATTTTCTTGAAACGTGCAGCAAACTCTACCGAATCATTCATTTGAGTTTTAGCCAAAGCAATGGCTTGTTCTGATTTATCGATCCGTAGTTTCGGCGCAACTTTTTTATTGTCAATTTCCTTAAACAATTGATCAATCGTTTTATCCGTCGGCGCTTTTGTGGTATGCTCTGTACTCGTCTCTTTACAATTTAGTACTAGAGATAAAGTTGTAAAGGCAGTCAATACTTTAATGTAAGTAATAAATTTCATCTCTAATGAATAGGTTTAATCTTCAAAGCCGCAAATGGTTTTGCCCTGTTTTTTGGCTTCAGAAATTTTTAATTTAACAATGGGATGAGTACAGGCTTTTAACCCTCGGCATGAAGAAGTAAAGTGGTATTTTTTACCGTTGGGACTCTTACATATAAAGACTTCAGTTTCGGCCTATATATTATGGTTTATAAAAGAGGTTAAAATAAAAACTGAGCTTACAAATAGAAGACGTATCAATCGAGTAAATTATACATGTAAATATAAAAAAAAGCCCAAATAAAATCTGGACTCTTTTTAGTTCTTATTGATTATAAATATCTTCTTCCAAGAAGGTTAAGTAGCTCTCGTAACGAGAGGGTGCAATTGCCATTGTTTCAACGGCATCTTGAACCGCACATTTCGGTTCATTCACATGGATGCAATTATCAAATTTACATCCGTCTCTTAACTCAAAGATTTCTGGGAAATAATTCTGTAATTCAGCTTTTTCTAAATGTACCAAACCAAATTCTTTGATACCCGGTGTATCGATTATAAAACCTCCAAAAGGCCACTCGAACATTTGAGCAAATGTTGTCGTGTGTTGACCTTTACTGTTGAAATCGGAAACTTGATGCGTTTTTAAGTTCAATTCTGGATGTAAAGCATTCAATAAAGTTGATTTTCCAACTCCTGAATGTCCTGAAACTAAACTTACTTTATCCGTCATTCTATTTTTAACTAAATCTAAATTTAATCCAGTTTCAGCAGAAATATCCAACGACTCGTATCCAATCGAATTATAAATGTGTTTGTATAAATGAAGATCTTCTAACTCTTCTTCGGTATAAGCATCCAATTTGTTGAATAATATAACAACAGGAACTTGGTAGGCTTCCGCAGTGACTAAAAATCGATCAATAAACCCGAACGATGTTTTCGGATTAGACATTGTGACCACCAAAAAGGCGACATCAATGTTGGATGCAATGATATGCGTCTTTTTAGATAAATTAACC from Faecalibacter sp. LW9 encodes:
- a CDS encoding ABC transporter ATP-binding protein, whose protein sequence is MSFNKRALQYIKPYKTSFGTAIFFNVLYAIFNVVALAFMMPILSILFGEEKNKIFTKPVYSGKISELKDYFSDYSGYLMSDITQTEGPIFVLAISCILFIVAFFFRNIFSFLSETCLVDMRSGVTRDLRIDLHNKILELPVSYFTEKRKGDMITRISNDVNEVEGNILNSIVEIIRGPIMILVFVTVLFVTSMELTLFAILVFPIMGTIISLIGKSLKRAASNAQNELSNIITYVDETLSALKIIKIFNADEQVKGRFDQSINRYRKYLQKVMKKRALASPTSEFLGAITIGLIVFFGGKLSLEGNGLSGSEFIFYIGTFYTLLDPIKKFSKALSDIQKGEVSAQRLFEVLDADVSIKDHVGAKSIEAFEDKIEFKNVTFGYGDETIIENFNLTINKGETVALVGQSGSGKSTLANLLTRFWDVKSGEILIDGVNIKEIQLKKYRDLFGLVTQDSILFNDTIANNISLGDFHPNQEGIKKAAQIANAEEFIVKQENQYNEGVGEGGSKLSGGQKQRLSIARAVYKNPPIMVLDEATSALDTKSEKLVQKALNNMMQNRTSLVIAHRLSTIQNADKIVVMEAGKIIEQGSHEQLIEQKGAYANLVSMQNFG
- a CDS encoding 3-phosphoshikimate 1-carboxyvinyltransferase is translated as MILISRSNLHLTGELQITGSKSESNRLLLLNQLFQNALTLENVSNSEDSQLMQNALANTSDVIDIHHAGTVMRFLTAYFSIQEGRTVTLTGSDRMKQRPIGVLVEALRALGADITHIENEGYPPLKINGKKITASEITIPANVSSQYITALMLIGTQLEKGLTITLEGKIISIPYIQMSIQLLNRIGVNAKMENQQIKVDYTPTIASQTIQVESDWSSASYYYSLVALSPNSEVTIATYYEDSLQGDSALQTIYKDNFGVESIFNNGKLTLKNNSNFTYSDVITLDLNNTPDIAQTIAAICVGLGLKCHLTGLETLKIKETDRLQALQNELTKMGAVVEITDDSLSIKRYNVFENTPVLKTYNDHRMTMCMAPLAIKFPIQIENEMVVEKSYPTFWEDWKTLGFDLQSL
- a CDS encoding nucleotide pyrophosphohydrolase, with product MSLKQAQQDVDNWIQNHGVRYFNELTNMAQLTEEVGEVARIIARRYGEQSEKESDKNKDLGEELADVIFVALCLANQTGVDLESAFYKKLDLKTQRDHDRHQNNEKLK
- a CDS encoding transglutaminase domain-containing protein, whose protein sequence is MNLLFTIGITALAAVTTQAQEIKFGKFTNEEIEKTQSKINPNAAAEVLYSSAKHTVDWDQSSGDLVKKTQIVYRIKVYDKDKTPDHILSLEIPIRTGNSKTNTEKVISLKASTFNPEGNTMKEYKVERKDIFTKNVHNYLNLQTLTFPNVKNGSILEYTYEVSSPFYYNTDTWYFQETIPVVKSVLTLETNEVLSYLDDFRGQFTLKPKTSTKKARGSYKIQGSRGIDNVSSAFEASSVGSFEYTINIKTYDTENLPGYEREAYVLNPRNLLSSVRFELGSYNPKNGTPQHFSTTWERIGKDLLDSESFGRQLNGNNFLDDKVKEIIANASNESEKIKAIYNFVKDNYKWDEYNSIYTDKGIRKTFNDKIGNVADINLMLVSMLEKAGFKANPVVLSTVQNGMLNYIFPSKAKLNYVIASVQINGNDILMDATHPFADVNVLPMRVLNHRGILISKDGVREIDLVNTVMSTDKTQVIATLSPDGKISGTYNNYHDNYFYINDKSEIQDDPKAFEKEFIAQYNFDIENFKSLDNGNKLIRHSFKFDGVQADVAGDKIIFNPLLFDALENHHLNYETRNYNIEFGTPMNIHKSFKIKIPEGYKVESLPKAYQEKVINDAAAYVYQYEEKDGFIQVTSVRVLPYSVLPNNYYQPFKAFMTKVVEAETQQIVLVKS
- a CDS encoding DUF3857 domain-containing protein; translated protein: MKHILPPTLLTFLPFTLFAQFYPVHEIPTALIQDAYAVVRSANTHIQLNTVNQFKYSEEVVITVFDKSGDPFVNAHQFYDPNTKIEAFEAELYDAQGKLIEKFKSKNFSDVSAVSGDQLYTDDRVKYLAFTPTFYPYTIRYKVSTVNKNTIFIPRWSPIYSTNLSIESAQYTFTNNSTSTIRHLEKNVSTYPISKEIKGNEYRYALKNLKPMQSEEMMVNWRNIVPQVIFATNQINIDGTQGSFDNWNDYGKWSYQNLIQGKLDFTPVQKAYFQNLVKDAQSEKEKVSILYKHLQNKVRYIGVQLGIGGLSPFPNSYVETRSYGDCKALSNYMIGMLDAVRIKAYHTILFADNAPIDIDEEMMYQQGNHMIVYVPLKEEDIWVEATSQSLSFNLLGDMSSNRKVYIFDENGGKIIPSQTLNHTNNILTTKGRIEITSDGKAKITLHEISDGLFYADNSAVKSYVKKDQMEYFRRKFPVLAQPRIDQIEFKDHWDKSSFETILEVTSDNFAKKQGNHLIFNLIPGNNETTTLKKAKTRVHDFHISRGYTDKISFEIIVPSTIKGKIQFEPIHIVTEFGFYDLKIEQKTENTYLLTRTYQQIKGNYNSTKFNDYVEFRRQVAANDNIKTLLEF
- the dtd gene encoding D-aminoacyl-tRNA deacylase gives rise to the protein MRIIIQRVQHASVKVNGEITGQINHGLLLLVGFEPDDHQEDFEWIAKKVTQLRIFGDENGVMNLDINQVDGDLLVVSQFTLHASTKKGNRPSYIKASKPDLAIEQYNNFLNILESTFKPVQKGIFGADMKVELLNDGPVTIYMDSRNKE
- the rsgA gene encoding ribosome small subunit-dependent GTPase A, yielding MKGIVTKSTGSWYHLRTEDGSTYQARIRGKFRIANIKHTNPIAVGDEVDFEIDKDDVAVITKIHDRKNYIIRKSVNLSKKTHIIASNIDVAFLVVTMSNPKTSFGFIDRFLVTAEAYQVPVVILFNKLDAYTEEELEDLHLYKHIYNSIGYESLDISAETGLNLDLVKNRMTDKVSLVSGHSGVGKSTLLNALHPELNLKTHQVSDFNSKGQHTTTFAQMFEWPFGGFIIDTPGIKEFGLVHLEKAELQNYFPEIFELRDGCKFDNCIHVNEPKCAVQDAVETMAIAPSRYESYLTFLEEDIYNQ